A window from Cryptomeria japonica chromosome 1, Sugi_1.0, whole genome shotgun sequence encodes these proteins:
- the LOC131053095 gene encoding IN2-2 protein-like, with amino-acid sequence MAVPRIKLGSEGFEVSAQGLGCMGMSAFYGPPKPEDEMISLIHHAVSKGVTFLDTSDFYGPHTNEILIGKALKGIRDKVQLATKFGASFNGGPKLEVRGDPTYVRASCEGSLKRLDVDCIDLYYQHRIDSKVPIEVTIGEMKKLVEEGKIKYIGLSEASPSTIRRAHAIHPITAVQLEWSMWTRDVEAEIVPTCRELGIGVVPYSPLGRGFFSSGAKLVENLSYTNYRKYTPRFMGENLERNNVLFEK; translated from the exons ATGGCAGTGCCAAGAATCAAATTGGGTAGTGAGGGATTTGAAGTATCAGCACAGGGATTGGGTTGTATGGGAATGTCTGCCTTCTATGGCCCTCCCAAGCCTGAAGATGAAATGATCTCCCTCATTCACCATGCTGTTTCCAAGGGCGTTACTTTCCTAGATACTTCTGATTTTTATGGACCTCACACTAATGAAATTCTCATTGGAAAG GCATTAAAAGGAATAAGAGACAAAGTGCAGTTGGCTACCAAGTTTGGAGCAAGCTTTAATGGTGGTCCGAAATTAGAGGTTCGTGGAGATCCTACGTATGTTCGTGCTTCTTGTGAAGGGAGTTTGAAGAGACTTGATGTGGATTGCATTGATCTTTATTACCAACATCGTATCGACAGCAAAGTCCCCATAGAAGTTACT ATTGGAGAAATGAAGAAATTGGTTGAAGAagggaaaataaaatatattgGACTTTCAGAGGCTTCTCCATCAACAATTCGAAGAGCACATGCTATTCATCCTATTACAGCAGTTCAATTAGAGTGGTCCATGTGGACTAGAGATGTTGAGGCTGAAATTGTTCCAACCTGTAG GGAGCTTGGTATTGGAGTTGTGCCATATAGTCCCTTAGGTCGTGGTTTCTTCTCTTCTGGAGCAAAGCTAGTTGAAAACCTATCATATACAAATTATAGAAAG TATACACCAAGGTTTATGGGAGAGAATCTTGAAAGGAATAATGTTTTATTTGAGAAGTAG